In Limibacter armeniacum, a single window of DNA contains:
- a CDS encoding site-specific integrase: protein MIKNNSRSMSVQYLARKASNGYVTIYARIEVNGDRGTPFSTGIRCLEKHWNGDMINHKHASADNEELAIIRNEVKMVYLEMRKFRMSITPVTLRERWEKFVEIKSISLLGVWKEWIKMKGKVLKANTLYNIERRCLRFQEFLKETGASDMDVNKVTRPWADTFINWMRKHKYSVNYIAKLVEELKAVVAFSVDKGYLYVNPLLGLKYSRTTDAERVYISSDELEAITKMKFFRKRLQRTADLLVFSCRTGLSYADLMDFDYEKHLHYIGNQACIKKKRVKSKVEFIVPIDSVAMKILNSYDYKLPKIGNSGYNMNLKILAEVMGIRKNLTTHVGRRTFSMVQYQQGVRRQTIARMLGHKSERTTDTYYLDMLQISIEAELDLILSA from the coding sequence ATGATTAAAAACAATTCAAGATCCATGAGTGTGCAGTACCTGGCACGCAAAGCATCAAATGGTTATGTTACGATCTATGCCCGTATCGAAGTGAATGGTGATCGGGGTACACCGTTCAGTACAGGTATCCGCTGTTTGGAAAAGCATTGGAATGGGGATATGATCAACCACAAACACGCCAGTGCAGACAACGAGGAACTTGCTATTATCCGAAATGAGGTCAAGATGGTGTATCTGGAGATGCGCAAATTTAGAATGTCTATCACGCCTGTAACATTGCGTGAACGTTGGGAGAAGTTTGTAGAGATAAAGTCCATAAGTCTGCTAGGTGTCTGGAAAGAATGGATCAAGATGAAGGGCAAGGTGCTTAAGGCGAACACCCTCTACAATATTGAACGGAGGTGCTTGCGGTTTCAGGAGTTTTTGAAGGAAACTGGCGCATCTGATATGGATGTGAACAAGGTAACAAGGCCTTGGGCTGATACCTTTATCAACTGGATGCGAAAGCATAAGTATAGTGTCAACTATATAGCAAAGTTGGTGGAGGAGCTGAAAGCGGTAGTTGCCTTTTCGGTGGATAAGGGGTACTTGTATGTTAATCCACTTCTGGGGCTTAAGTATTCCAGAACTACAGACGCTGAACGGGTGTACATAAGCAGCGATGAGCTGGAGGCGATTACGAAGATGAAGTTTTTCAGGAAGCGATTGCAGCGAACTGCCGACCTGCTGGTATTTTCTTGCCGTACGGGGCTGAGCTATGCGGACCTGATGGACTTTGACTATGAGAAGCATCTGCACTATATCGGCAATCAGGCTTGCATCAAGAAGAAGCGTGTCAAGTCAAAGGTTGAGTTTATCGTCCCGATTGATTCGGTTGCGATGAAAATCCTGAACAGCTACGATTACAAGCTCCCTAAGATTGGTAATAGTGGCTATAATATGAACCTTAAGATTCTGGCTGAGGTAATGGGTATTCGAAAGAATTTGACTACCCATGTGGGAAGGCGTACTTTCTCCATGGTACAATACCAGCAAGGGGTAAGAAGGCAGACCATTGCCCGCATGCTTGGCCACAAGTCTGAACGAACAACTGATACCTATTACCTAGACATGCTACAGATCAGTATCGAGGCTGAACTTGATTTGATCTTGAGTGCCTAA